In one window of Paraflavitalea soli DNA:
- a CDS encoding Fur family transcriptional regulator, translating into MDTQIDNILKRSQLSVTGSRKRILELFLATNGGALAHGDIEKKTGEKFDRVTVYRTLQTFLEKGIIHSIPTVDNSVRYAMCKEGCAGGHHHDNHVHFVCSACGNTTCLESVMIPEVRLPEGFQPEEFQMVITGVCKDCH; encoded by the coding sequence ATGGATACACAGATTGATAATATTTTGAAGCGTAGTCAGCTAAGTGTAACCGGTAGCCGTAAAAGGATCCTGGAATTATTTTTGGCAACCAATGGCGGCGCGCTTGCGCATGGCGATATTGAAAAAAAGACCGGTGAAAAATTTGATCGTGTAACGGTATACCGTACACTGCAAACGTTTCTGGAAAAAGGGATTATCCATAGTATCCCCACCGTAGATAACTCTGTTCGCTATGCCATGTGTAAAGAAGGCTGCGCCGGTGGCCACCACCATGACAACCACGTTCATTTTGTATGCAGCGCCTGCGGTAATACTACCTGCCTGGAAAGTGTCATGATCCCTGAAGTGAGGCTTCCCGAGGGATTTCAGCCGGAAGAATTTCAAATGGTGATTACGGGTGTTTGCAAGGATTGCCACTAA
- a CDS encoding LytR/AlgR family response regulator transcription factor: MHVLIIEDEKPAAEKLRKALMACDASIQVVNVLGSIQQATAWLEEHPAPALIFMDIELSDGLSFRIFERTTISCPVIFTTAYDEYWQEAFEHNSIDYLLKPIKQVKLEAALKKYEKLKQYFSANYQNLVNWQQKPAESGYKKRFLVKRGSDYISIKTEDIAYFYATHKLVCMVDNKGQKFILDQSLSDIEMQLDTGFFYRVNRKYLVNMSAIRRIKTYPKSKLLLEVEPALQEEIVISQENVTAFKQWMEQ; the protein is encoded by the coding sequence ATGCATGTATTGATCATTGAAGACGAAAAACCCGCCGCGGAAAAATTACGGAAAGCCCTTATGGCCTGCGATGCTTCGATACAGGTTGTAAATGTATTGGGAAGTATTCAACAGGCCACAGCCTGGCTGGAAGAACATCCGGCCCCAGCCCTGATCTTCATGGATATTGAACTCAGCGATGGATTGTCATTCAGGATCTTTGAACGAACAACGATCAGTTGCCCGGTAATATTTACAACGGCCTATGACGAGTACTGGCAAGAGGCTTTTGAACACAACAGTATAGACTATCTATTAAAACCCATCAAGCAGGTAAAGCTTGAAGCAGCTTTAAAAAAATATGAAAAGCTGAAACAGTATTTTTCTGCCAACTATCAAAACCTGGTCAACTGGCAACAAAAGCCTGCAGAAAGCGGATACAAAAAACGCTTCCTGGTAAAACGCGGATCGGATTATATAAGTATTAAGACTGAAGACATTGCTTATTTCTACGCTACCCATAAGCTGGTTTGCATGGTAGACAATAAAGGTCAAAAATTTATTCTTGATCAGTCTTTGAGTGATATCGAAATGCAGCTGGACACCGGTTTTTTTTACCGGGTAAACCGTAAATACCTCGTCAATATGAGCGCCATCAGGAGGATAAAAACCTACCCCAAAAGTAAATTACTGCTGGAAGTGGAGCCTGCCTTACAGGAGGAAATTGTGATCAGCCAGGAAAATGTAACGGCTTTCAAGCAGTGGATGGAGCAATAA
- a CDS encoding DUF1579 domain-containing protein yields MKRLTVIFCSTIALAIAGCNDAPTTDSAAKGDTATASKPDTTATAATEAPAPPLDSAAMMKAWGAYMTPGEQHKMLAAQNGKWEGKVTMWMAPGAPPSESKSTTVNQMILGGRYQESKHSGSFGGMPFEGKSIVGYDNIKKVFISTWIDNMGTGVMVAEGPWDAASKSITFTGSMVDPSTGKECKFREIMTFTDDKHQKMEMYNTPGGAKEYKTMEIEYTKK; encoded by the coding sequence ATGAAACGGCTAACCGTCATTTTCTGTTCAACGATCGCACTGGCCATTGCCGGCTGTAATGATGCCCCTACTACTGATAGCGCCGCCAAAGGCGATACTGCTACGGCCAGCAAACCCGACACCACCGCTACCGCTGCTACTGAAGCACCGGCCCCGCCACTTGATTCTGCAGCCATGATGAAAGCCTGGGGAGCATACATGACACCGGGCGAACAACATAAAATGTTGGCCGCACAGAATGGAAAGTGGGAAGGAAAGGTAACGATGTGGATGGCGCCAGGAGCACCCCCTTCTGAAAGCAAAAGCACAACAGTTAATCAAATGATCCTGGGTGGCCGCTACCAGGAATCAAAACATTCCGGAAGCTTTGGAGGTATGCCTTTCGAAGGAAAGAGCATTGTAGGATATGACAATATCAAAAAAGTTTTTATCAGCACCTGGATCGATAATATGGGTACAGGTGTAATGGTAGCCGAAGGTCCCTGGGATGCTGCCAGCAAAAGCATTACTTTTACCGGCAGCATGGTAGATCCCTCCACCGGAAAAGAATGTAAGTTCCGCGAGATCATGACCTTCACAGATGACAAGCACCAAAAAATGGAAATGTACAATACGCCCGGAGGCGCGAAAGAGTACAAGACCATGGAGATAGAGTACACCAAAAAATAA
- a CDS encoding ribonuclease E domain-containing protein, whose translation MKSFFTFLCALGGILLSGLSVSAQDAWPKTVTTPQGTVIKIYQWQPDSYSGNTLQAKAAISVLESGKTDPVFGMAWLKATTSNSGSRVQVEKAQVENIKLPGEISDDKLDDYADALEQEIGRGGISFSHSDLQSSLDLNNKQSELDQQISNTPPKVLYSNTPSILVLIDGAPKLQRNSAWGMDAVVNTPFTIVKNNDGRFYLYGGKHWYNAASATGPYTLTTQVSQNLNNIAQQVNDANKDGDTEKETDENTMYKIVVSTEPAELIQSNGEANFAPVSGTELLYVSNSDDDIFMDVQSQQYYVLISGRWFKSKTLSGQWQYVASDKLPQDFARIPEGSAKDNVLASVAGTQASQEALQEAEIPQTAKVDRQQAKADVVYDGDPQFEDIDGTDMDYAVNTSASVIRWRGRYYSVDNGIWFESYSAVGPWSVAVVRPSAVALIPPRYPVYQMKYVYIYDVTPDYVWMGYTPGYLNTYIYGPTIVYGTGYYYRPWYGNYYFPRPYTWGFNIRYNPWIGWGFGFNYNNGWFHASVGFGRPWGYGYGGWWGPRVYRPSYCYAPYRSYGGYYSGGFYGNGYRSRPNVNIVHINRTNNIYNYRGGRGVVTRDNQRYTPNNRGREFNNRQGYANRSYNNSNNGGRGGRFDNNNNNRPDNNDRFNNRPNRITDRNATGQRDNNRFGNNNGQGSRADNNGIQRPNREWKSVEGNRGGNTGSRPGAITAPGSRERTIRDNNGSRDDSRWNNRNNNPAPVTREPRVYQPRSNDDNRQWQNRPGGGERNSPRVIQPQQPQRQQQMQPQPRQQRESAPQQRSFERRDNGSGGGNRGGGGQGGGRPSRGGEGGGDRPGRRG comes from the coding sequence ATGAAATCATTCTTTACCTTCTTATGCGCGCTGGGCGGTATTTTACTGTCTGGCCTTTCTGTCTCAGCACAGGACGCATGGCCCAAAACCGTAACCACCCCGCAGGGCACAGTAATCAAAATATACCAGTGGCAGCCGGATTCCTATTCCGGTAATACCCTCCAGGCTAAGGCCGCTATCTCTGTACTGGAAAGTGGTAAAACAGATCCCGTTTTCGGGATGGCCTGGTTAAAAGCTACTACCAGCAACAGTGGCAGCCGGGTGCAGGTGGAAAAGGCCCAGGTTGAAAATATTAAGTTACCCGGTGAAATAAGTGATGATAAGCTCGACGATTATGCCGATGCCCTGGAGCAGGAGATTGGGCGGGGAGGCATCAGTTTTTCGCATAGCGACCTGCAGTCATCCCTGGACCTGAACAACAAGCAATCAGAACTGGATCAACAAATCAGCAATACGCCTCCCAAAGTATTATACAGCAATACCCCTTCCATATTGGTATTGATCGACGGCGCACCCAAATTGCAACGCAACAGTGCATGGGGAATGGACGCAGTGGTCAATACTCCTTTTACGATCGTAAAGAACAATGATGGCCGTTTTTACCTGTATGGTGGTAAACATTGGTACAATGCCGCTTCTGCCACCGGCCCTTATACTTTAACTACCCAGGTATCACAAAACCTCAACAACATTGCCCAACAGGTAAATGATGCCAATAAGGATGGTGACACTGAAAAGGAAACAGATGAAAACACCATGTATAAAATAGTAGTCAGCACCGAACCAGCTGAGCTGATCCAATCCAACGGAGAGGCCAATTTTGCACCGGTATCAGGCACTGAATTACTGTATGTTTCTAATTCCGACGATGATATTTTCATGGATGTGCAGTCCCAGCAATATTATGTACTGATCTCCGGTCGCTGGTTTAAATCAAAAACATTAAGTGGTCAGTGGCAATATGTAGCTTCTGACAAACTGCCGCAAGACTTTGCCCGCATACCCGAGGGCTCAGCCAAAGACAATGTGCTGGCCAGTGTAGCCGGCACCCAGGCTTCTCAGGAAGCTTTGCAGGAAGCAGAAATTCCACAAACCGCTAAAGTAGACAGGCAACAAGCCAAAGCCGATGTAGTGTATGACGGCGATCCGCAGTTTGAAGATATTGATGGTACCGATATGGATTATGCAGTAAACACTTCTGCTTCCGTGATCCGCTGGAGAGGTCGTTATTATTCTGTAGACAATGGTATCTGGTTTGAATCGTACAGCGCCGTAGGGCCCTGGTCAGTAGCAGTCGTAAGACCTTCTGCAGTGGCCCTGATCCCTCCCCGCTATCCGGTATACCAAATGAAATATGTGTACATCTATGATGTAACTCCCGATTATGTGTGGATGGGTTATACACCCGGATATCTCAATACTTATATCTACGGACCCACCATCGTATATGGTACCGGCTATTATTACCGGCCCTGGTATGGTAACTATTATTTCCCGCGTCCGTACACCTGGGGGTTTAATATACGCTACAATCCCTGGATTGGCTGGGGCTTTGGATTCAATTACAACAATGGTTGGTTCCACGCCAGCGTAGGATTTGGCCGTCCCTGGGGTTATGGCTATGGCGGCTGGTGGGGTCCACGAGTTTATCGCCCTTCCTACTGTTATGCCCCTTATCGTAGCTATGGCGGCTATTACAGTGGTGGATTCTATGGCAACGGCTATCGCAGCCGGCCGAATGTGAACATCGTGCACATCAACCGCACCAATAATATTTACAATTACCGCGGTGGCCGTGGGGTAGTGACCAGGGATAACCAACGATATACCCCCAATAACAGGGGGCGTGAGTTTAATAACAGGCAAGGTTATGCCAACAGGAGCTATAACAACAGCAATAATGGTGGCCGCGGCGGCAGGTTTGACAACAACAACAACAATCGCCCCGACAATAATGACCGGTTCAACAACAGGCCAAACAGGATAACCGATCGTAATGCAACCGGCCAACGTGATAACAACCGGTTTGGCAATAATAATGGTCAGGGTAGCCGTGCCGATAATAATGGCATCCAACGTCCCAATCGCGAATGGAAATCAGTTGAAGGGAACAGAGGCGGTAATACCGGCAGCAGACCTGGCGCAATTACAGCACCAGGTAGCCGTGAGCGGACGATCCGTGACAATAATGGCTCCCGTGATGACAGCCGATGGAATAACCGGAATAATAATCCGGCGCCTGTAACCCGTGAGCCAAGAGTATACCAGCCCCGTAGCAACGATGATAACCGTCAATGGCAAAACAGACCAGGAGGCGGCGAAAGGAATAGCCCCAGGGTGATACAACCGCAACAACCACAGCGCCAACAGCAGATGCAGCCGCAACCCCGTCAGCAACGGGAATCAGCTCCCCAGCAAAGGTCATTTGAGCGCAGGGATAATGGAAGCGGAGGCGGCAACCGTGGTGGTGGCGGTCAGGGTGGCGGCAGACCTTCAAGAGGTGGCGAAGGTGGTGGCGACAGACCAGGTAGAAGAGGTTAA
- a CDS encoding DUF1761 domain-containing protein codes for MNSINWLAVLVAGVSAFVLGGVWYSPALFGKAWMKENKMNMEDVQKGNKARIFGWAFVLSLIMAVNLAMFLTEPAQPCPGAPVVNISWGATAGFLAGIWVFCSIAVVALFEHKTARYIFINGGYCVVALILMGAIIGAWR; via the coding sequence ATGAACTCAATTAACTGGCTGGCGGTGTTGGTAGCCGGTGTTTCTGCCTTTGTACTGGGCGGTGTATGGTATTCCCCTGCTTTATTCGGTAAAGCCTGGATGAAGGAAAATAAAATGAACATGGAAGATGTTCAGAAAGGCAACAAAGCCAGGATCTTCGGCTGGGCTTTTGTGCTTTCGCTGATCATGGCCGTAAACCTGGCGATGTTCCTTACAGAGCCTGCCCAACCCTGTCCCGGCGCACCCGTCGTCAACATTTCCTGGGGCGCCACGGCGGGTTTTCTTGCCGGCATCTGGGTTTTTTGCAGCATTGCTGTAGTGGCATTGTTTGAACACAAAACAGCCCGGTACATTTTCATCAACGGAGGTTATTGTGTAGTGGCCCTGATACTAATGGGCGCCATTATTGGGGCCTGGCGTTAG
- a CDS encoding amidohydrolase family protein, whose amino-acid sequence MQKLSFVISFLVITVAACAQSGRGMDFEQYNPISTLVVPEHVLTRAKYPFIDVHNHQNGLRANDIKQLLQDMDKLNMQVMVNLSGGYGSSLQSMTSSVRTNAPKRFIVFANINFSGIGEPGWTEKAVKQLEEDVKAGANGLKIFKSLGFSVKDNQGNRVTVDDPRLDAIWDKCGSLKIPVLIHTADPKPFWDAQDDKNERWLELATHPGRKRSDTNPVPWETLIEEQHRMFKKHPKTTFIAAHFGWYPNDLTKLGKLLNEMPNVVVEFGAVIAELGRQPKAARKFFEQYQDRILFGKDSWVPEEYATYFRVLETEDEYFPYHKKYHAFWRMYGMGLPDNILKKVYYKNALRIIPNIDKTQFPD is encoded by the coding sequence ATGCAAAAATTATCCTTTGTCATTTCTTTTTTGGTCATTACAGTGGCTGCCTGTGCCCAATCGGGCCGGGGGATGGACTTCGAACAATACAATCCTATATCTACCCTGGTAGTACCGGAACATGTTTTAACCCGGGCCAAATATCCATTTATTGATGTCCATAACCATCAAAATGGGCTGCGTGCAAACGATATCAAACAATTACTGCAGGATATGGATAAGCTCAACATGCAGGTGATGGTGAACCTGAGCGGCGGATACGGTTCCAGCCTGCAGAGCATGACAAGCTCAGTAAGGACCAATGCACCTAAACGATTCATTGTGTTTGCCAATATCAACTTCTCAGGTATTGGAGAACCCGGCTGGACAGAGAAAGCGGTGAAACAGCTGGAAGAAGATGTAAAGGCCGGTGCCAATGGCCTTAAGATATTCAAATCACTGGGATTTTCTGTGAAAGACAACCAGGGCAATCGTGTAACGGTCGATGATCCACGGCTGGATGCTATCTGGGATAAGTGCGGCTCCCTTAAAATACCTGTACTGATCCATACGGCCGATCCCAAACCTTTCTGGGATGCGCAGGATGATAAAAATGAGCGCTGGCTGGAACTGGCTACCCACCCGGGCCGTAAGCGCAGTGATACCAACCCCGTGCCCTGGGAGACACTTATAGAAGAGCAACACCGCATGTTTAAAAAGCATCCTAAAACCACTTTTATTGCCGCTCATTTTGGCTGGTATCCCAATGACCTTACCAAACTTGGTAAGCTGTTGAATGAAATGCCCAATGTAGTGGTAGAGTTTGGGGCCGTCATTGCCGAACTTGGCCGCCAGCCAAAGGCTGCCCGTAAATTCTTTGAGCAGTACCAGGACAGGATATTATTTGGCAAAGACAGTTGGGTGCCGGAAGAGTATGCCACTTATTTCCGGGTGCTGGAAACAGAGGACGAATATTTCCCTTATCATAAAAAATACCATGCTTTCTGGCGCATGTATGGCATGGGATTGCCCGACAATATCCTGAAGAAAGTATACTATAAAAATGCGTTGCGGATCATTCCTAATATTGACAAAACCCAGTTTCCCGATTAA
- a CDS encoding DUF5606 family protein yields MEYGKIIAVTGLPGLYELVSSKSDGAIVRSLDDQTTRFVSSRVHNFSHLESIEIYTVRDNVNLASIFQAMQSSGEKLPDGKDNNALKKYFEKVYPDLDFERVYASDMKKMVKWLTVLNANKVEIKLRELAEEPAEEVVVEEKAPAPVAEEPKAPAKKAAAKSTAKKEKVVEEEAETAEKPKKKAAPKAKKTEEGAEEPVKKKTAPKKTKE; encoded by the coding sequence ATGGAATATGGAAAAATCATAGCGGTAACAGGGTTACCAGGATTGTACGAGTTAGTAAGCAGTAAGAGCGATGGTGCTATTGTCCGTTCACTGGACGATCAGACTACCCGGTTTGTATCCAGCCGGGTACATAATTTCTCACATTTGGAAAGTATTGAGATATATACCGTTCGTGATAATGTGAACCTGGCAAGCATTTTCCAGGCCATGCAAAGCAGCGGAGAGAAGCTGCCCGACGGTAAGGACAACAATGCCCTGAAGAAGTATTTTGAGAAAGTGTACCCCGATCTGGATTTCGAGCGCGTATATGCCAGCGACATGAAGAAAATGGTGAAATGGCTGACTGTACTCAATGCTAACAAGGTGGAAATCAAGCTACGGGAACTTGCAGAAGAGCCTGCTGAGGAAGTTGTAGTGGAAGAAAAAGCACCAGCACCGGTAGCTGAAGAGCCCAAAGCACCCGCCAAAAAAGCGGCCGCTAAATCAACAGCTAAGAAAGAAAAGGTTGTAGAGGAAGAGGCTGAAACAGCAGAAAAACCCAAGAAAAAAGCAGCCCCCAAGGCTAAAAAAACCGAGGAAGGCGCAGAAGAGCCGGTTAAAAAGAAAACCGCTCCGAAAAAGACCAAGGAATAG
- a CDS encoding DsbA family protein, translating into MITIYYCYDAYCGWCYGFSPVIKQIAEEYKDRIFFEVLSGGMIISDQPKPIGAMAGYIRQAYKVVEERTGIKFGSDFLWHINNPDDSDWFPDSEKPAIALCVFKDYFPAKQVAFAADLQYALNYEGRDLCDDEAYRHLLEKYQLPADEFYASLHSEAYKEKAYYEFALCKQLQVTGFPAVLLQASESKFYLLARGFTEYSVLKQRIDAVLQEIAQSS; encoded by the coding sequence ATGATAACGATCTATTATTGTTATGATGCCTATTGTGGCTGGTGCTATGGTTTTAGTCCGGTAATCAAACAGATTGCGGAAGAATATAAGGACAGGATCTTCTTTGAAGTGCTTTCGGGCGGCATGATCATTTCCGATCAACCCAAGCCAATTGGCGCCATGGCGGGCTATATACGGCAGGCCTACAAAGTAGTGGAAGAACGCACCGGCATCAAATTTGGCTCCGACTTCCTGTGGCATATCAACAACCCGGATGATAGCGACTGGTTTCCTGACTCCGAAAAGCCAGCTATTGCCCTATGTGTGTTCAAAGATTATTTTCCCGCGAAGCAGGTCGCATTTGCCGCAGATCTTCAGTACGCCCTGAATTATGAAGGCAGGGACCTTTGTGATGATGAAGCCTACCGGCACCTGCTGGAGAAATACCAGCTACCGGCTGACGAGTTTTATGCCTCCCTGCACAGCGAGGCTTACAAAGAGAAGGCCTATTACGAATTTGCGCTTTGCAAACAGCTGCAGGTAACCGGATTTCCCGCTGTGCTGTTGCAGGCATCAGAATCCAAATTCTACCTGCTGGCCCGCGGCTTCACCGAATACAGTGTGCTGAAGCAGCGGATAGACGCGGTGCTGCAGGAAATAGCTCAATCTTCTTAA
- a CDS encoding YtxH domain-containing protein — MKAKHILVGMIAAAAVGALVGTLFAPEKGADTRKKIKDTADDLVNKVKKGLRKNSATGEMEVS, encoded by the coding sequence ATGAAAGCAAAACATATTCTTGTAGGGATGATTGCTGCTGCCGCTGTAGGCGCTTTGGTGGGCACATTATTTGCACCTGAAAAAGGAGCGGATACCAGAAAAAAGATCAAGGATACAGCTGATGACCTGGTGAATAAAGTGAAAAAGGGGCTGCGGAAGAACAGCGCTACCGGTGAGATGGAAGTAAGCTAA
- a CDS encoding M3 family oligoendopeptidase, which produces MNFSADIKKLPRHFLPADFVVTDWNTLEPYFKDLLDRSIGSYADLEKWLLDMSELEAVVSEDACWRQIKMTCDTENKSLEEAFVFFVTALQPQIQLYGDKLNRKLVESPYIDQLDQQKYFTYLRGVRKNIELFREKNISLQSELSVLQQQYAVISGKMTVEVNGQEYTLQQAAKLLESPDRALRETVYRKVNDRRIQDKEALNDLYSKLIEKRHQVANNAGFYNYRDYKFKELGRFDYTKEDCYQFHEAVKQHVLPLVNAIYKRKKEKLGLDTFRPWDLEAQPAGIKPLTPFKTGDELLAKSIQCFEAIRPFFADCLRKMNEMKRFDLDSRKGKAPGGYNCPLAETGAPFIFMNAAGQMSDVTTMVHEGGHAVHSFLAHPLELSSFKEYPMEIAEVASMAMELFSMDAWEVFFDNKEDLQRAKEHQLERVITIFPWIATIDKFQHWVYEHPNHTEQERATRWMEILNEFSSDVIDFSGLDDYRTYSWQRQLHLFEVPLYYIEYGIAQLGAIGLWMQFRQNKEAALDNYMQSLSLGGTKTLPELYKAAGLEFNFSPERIKILMKFVQEEMKAIER; this is translated from the coding sequence ATGAACTTTAGCGCTGATATCAAGAAGTTGCCCAGGCATTTTTTACCCGCCGATTTTGTGGTAACAGACTGGAATACCCTGGAGCCTTATTTTAAGGATTTGCTGGACCGCTCTATCGGAAGTTATGCCGACCTGGAAAAATGGCTGTTGGATATGAGTGAGCTGGAAGCTGTGGTAAGTGAAGATGCCTGCTGGAGGCAGATAAAAATGACCTGTGATACAGAGAATAAGTCTCTGGAAGAAGCATTCGTGTTCTTCGTTACCGCCTTGCAACCCCAGATTCAATTGTATGGCGATAAACTGAACCGTAAGTTGGTAGAAAGTCCTTACATCGACCAACTGGACCAGCAAAAGTATTTTACCTACCTGCGTGGCGTGCGGAAGAATATCGAACTGTTCAGGGAAAAGAATATTTCTCTTCAGTCAGAATTAAGCGTGTTGCAACAACAATATGCCGTGATCTCTGGTAAAATGACAGTGGAGGTGAATGGACAGGAATACACCTTGCAACAGGCAGCCAAACTACTGGAAAGTCCGGACAGGGCATTGCGTGAAACCGTTTACAGGAAAGTGAACGATAGAAGGATCCAGGATAAAGAGGCCTTGAATGACTTATACTCGAAACTTATTGAAAAACGCCACCAGGTAGCAAATAATGCCGGTTTTTATAACTACCGTGATTATAAGTTCAAAGAGCTGGGCCGCTTCGACTATACCAAAGAAGATTGCTATCAATTTCATGAAGCTGTTAAACAACATGTGCTTCCCCTGGTCAATGCTATTTACAAAAGAAAGAAGGAAAAGCTGGGTCTTGATACCTTCAGGCCCTGGGACCTCGAAGCCCAGCCCGCAGGTATTAAGCCTTTAACTCCTTTCAAAACAGGTGATGAACTACTGGCAAAAAGCATCCAATGCTTCGAAGCCATACGTCCCTTTTTTGCCGATTGTCTTCGGAAAATGAATGAAATGAAACGCTTTGACCTGGACAGCCGGAAAGGAAAAGCGCCGGGAGGTTATAACTGCCCGCTGGCAGAAACAGGCGCGCCTTTCATTTTTATGAATGCGGCAGGGCAAATGAGTGATGTAACCACCATGGTACACGAAGGGGGTCATGCAGTGCATTCCTTCCTGGCACATCCGTTGGAGCTTAGTTCATTCAAGGAATACCCCATGGAAATAGCGGAGGTGGCCAGTATGGCCATGGAACTGTTTAGCATGGATGCCTGGGAAGTATTTTTTGACAATAAGGAAGATTTGCAACGGGCCAAGGAACATCAGCTGGAACGTGTAATTACGATCTTCCCCTGGATTGCTACGATAGACAAATTCCAGCATTGGGTATATGAGCATCCAAACCATACAGAACAAGAACGCGCCACACGTTGGATGGAGATACTCAATGAGTTCTCTTCCGATGTAATCGATTTCAGCGGTCTTGATGACTACCGCACTTATAGCTGGCAGCGCCAGTTACACTTGTTTGAGGTACCATTGTACTATATCGAATATGGCATTGCACAATTGGGAGCCATTGGTTTGTGGATGCAATTCAGGCAAAATAAGGAAGCAGCGTTAGACAACTATATGCAGTCTTTAAGTTTGGGCGGAACCAAGACTCTACCGGAACTGTATAAGGCGGCCGGGCTGGAATTCAACTTTTCGCCAGAACGTATCAAAATCCTCATGAAGTTTGTGCAGGAGGAAATGAAAGCAATAGAACGTTGA
- a CDS encoding sensor histidine kinase, with amino-acid sequence MEKELTKSNSTATKVPVASQVNDIGFRLILIPFFGIAIPLITRLVDHNSFSNWEIKLSYAYTIGLSFLIWEGNRYLLFTLRTYFNWFNQPIRKLVVLIFSVSFYTIPVSILLLMGWYHIFKAGLVNWNTVTEATLIIMVCVVFIVHVYETFFLVKESENEMLKNAQLGRAKVEAELEALKNQIDPHFIFNSLNTLSHLIEEKPQRARQFNDNLADVYRYILQNKRRELVLLREEMQFLNDYFSLLVIRFENAVRLNMNIPDSLMDQFLIPPISLQVLVENAIKHNEFSEASPLVVNIDLQEEVLTIHNQVRKKILRKPSSRIGLNNLDERYKLTTGKEIAVTVTDHDFTVSLPVLKIG; translated from the coding sequence ATGGAAAAAGAGCTGACGAAATCAAATAGCACGGCGACGAAAGTTCCGGTTGCCAGCCAGGTCAATGATATCGGCTTCCGGCTGATACTCATCCCTTTCTTTGGCATTGCCATTCCGCTTATCACCAGGCTGGTAGACCACAACAGTTTTTCCAACTGGGAGATCAAATTGAGTTATGCCTATACCATTGGCCTGTCCTTCCTGATCTGGGAAGGCAACCGTTACCTGCTGTTTACCCTGCGCACTTATTTCAACTGGTTCAACCAACCCATACGCAAGCTGGTGGTACTGATCTTTTCCGTATCGTTTTATACCATACCCGTCAGCATCTTATTATTAATGGGATGGTATCATATCTTCAAAGCCGGGCTGGTCAATTGGAATACTGTTACAGAAGCTACGTTGATCATTATGGTTTGCGTGGTTTTCATTGTGCATGTATACGAAACCTTCTTCCTGGTAAAAGAATCTGAAAATGAAATGTTGAAGAATGCACAGCTGGGCCGGGCAAAAGTAGAGGCCGAACTGGAAGCCCTGAAAAACCAGATAGATCCGCACTTTATTTTTAACTCCCTCAATACCCTATCGCACCTGATAGAAGAAAAACCACAAAGGGCCAGGCAGTTCAATGATAACCTGGCCGATGTGTACCGGTATATTTTGCAGAACAAACGACGGGAACTGGTATTGCTGCGCGAAGAGATGCAGTTCCTGAATGACTATTTCTCCCTGTTGGTGATCCGTTTCGAAAACGCTGTTCGGTTAAACATGAACATACCCGATAGCCTGATGGATCAATTCCTGATCCCTCCTATTTCTTTGCAGGTATTGGTAGAAAATGCGATCAAACACAATGAATTCTCAGAAGCCTCCCCCCTGGTGGTGAACATTGATTTGCAGGAGGAGGTCTTAACTATCCACAACCAGGTACGCAAAAAAATATTACGTAAACCTTCATCCCGCATCGGATTGAACAACCTCGACGAGCGTTACAAATTGACGACCGGCAAAGAGATCGCAGTAACTGTTACGGACCACGATTTTACTGTTTCTTTACCCGTTTTAAAAATTGGCTGA